In Pseudomonas sp. MM213, a genomic segment contains:
- a CDS encoding sigma-54-dependent phenylalanine hydroxylase transcriptional regulator PhhR translates to MRIKVHCQNRIGILRDILNLLVEYGINVARGEVGGEHGNAIYLHCPNLINIQFQALRPKFESIAGVFGVKRVGLMPSERRHMELNALLGALEFPVLSIDMGGSIVAANRAAAQLLGVRVDEVPGIPLSRYAEDFDLPELVRANKSRINGLRVKVKGDVFLADIAPLQSEHDDSEAMAGAVLTLHRADRVGERIYNVRKQELRGFDSIFQSSKVMAAVVREARRMAPLDAPLLIEGETGTGKELLARACHLASPRGQSPLMALNCAGLPESMAETELFGYGPGAFEGARAEGKLGLLELTAGGTLFLDGVGEMSPRLQVKLLRFLQDGCFRRVGSDEEVYLDVRVICATQVDLSELCARGEFRQDLYHRLNVLSLHIPPLRECLDGLTPLVEHFLDQASRQIGCALPKLAPAAMERLSHYHWPGNVRQLENVLFQAVSLCEGGTVKAEHIRLPDYGVRQPLGDFSLEGGLDEIVGRFEKAVLERLYSEHPSSRQLGKRLGVSHTTIANKLREYEVGKTES, encoded by the coding sequence AGTCCACTGCCAGAACCGCATCGGCATCCTGCGCGACATTCTCAATTTGCTGGTCGAGTACGGGATCAACGTTGCTCGCGGTGAAGTGGGTGGCGAGCATGGCAACGCGATCTACCTGCATTGCCCGAACCTGATCAATATTCAGTTCCAGGCATTGCGTCCGAAATTCGAGTCGATTGCCGGGGTCTTTGGCGTCAAGCGTGTAGGCCTCATGCCGAGCGAGCGTCGGCACATGGAACTCAATGCTTTGCTCGGTGCCCTGGAATTTCCGGTGTTGTCGATCGACATGGGCGGCTCGATTGTCGCGGCTAACCGCGCGGCGGCGCAGTTGCTCGGCGTGCGTGTCGATGAGGTGCCGGGGATTCCCTTGTCGCGTTACGCCGAGGATTTCGATTTGCCGGAACTGGTGCGCGCCAACAAGTCGCGGATCAACGGGCTGCGAGTCAAGGTCAAGGGTGACGTGTTTCTGGCCGACATCGCGCCGCTGCAATCGGAGCATGACGACAGCGAGGCCATGGCCGGCGCGGTGCTGACGCTGCACCGTGCCGACCGGGTAGGGGAGCGCATTTACAACGTGCGCAAACAGGAGTTGCGCGGGTTCGACAGCATCTTCCAAAGCTCGAAAGTGATGGCGGCAGTGGTGCGTGAGGCCCGGCGCATGGCACCGCTGGATGCGCCGCTATTGATAGAAGGCGAAACCGGCACCGGCAAGGAACTGCTGGCACGCGCCTGCCACCTGGCGAGCCCTCGGGGGCAGTCGCCGCTGATGGCGCTCAATTGCGCCGGCCTGCCGGAGTCCATGGCCGAGACTGAACTGTTCGGCTACGGCCCCGGCGCGTTCGAAGGCGCCCGTGCCGAAGGCAAGCTCGGGCTGTTGGAGCTGACGGCGGGCGGTACGCTGTTTCTCGATGGCGTGGGGGAAATGAGCCCGCGCTTGCAGGTGAAATTACTCAGATTCCTGCAGGACGGTTGCTTCCGTCGTGTAGGCAGTGATGAAGAGGTTTACCTCGATGTGCGAGTGATCTGTGCAACGCAGGTCGACCTGTCGGAACTGTGCGCTCGTGGCGAGTTTCGCCAGGATTTGTATCACCGCTTGAACGTGCTTTCGCTGCATATCCCGCCACTGCGCGAATGCCTGGATGGTTTGACGCCGCTGGTGGAGCACTTCCTTGATCAGGCCAGTCGGCAGATCGGTTGTGCGCTGCCGAAGCTGGCGCCGGCGGCCATGGAGCGGCTCAGTCACTATCATTGGCCGGGCAACGTTCGGCAGTTGGAGAACGTGCTGTTTCAGGCGGTTTCGTTATGCGAGGGCGGGACGGTCAAGGCAGAGCATATTCGCCTGCCGGATTATGGCGTGCGTCAGCCGCTTGGCGATTTTTCGCTTGAGGGTGGGTTGGATGAGATTGTCGGGCGTTTTGAAAAAGCGGTGCTGGAGCGTTTGTATTCGGAGCATCCGAGCAGTCGGCAACTGGGCAAGCGGTTGGGGGTTTCGCATACCACCATTGCCAATAAGTTGCGTGAGTATGAAGTCGGCAAGACTGAGTCCTAG
- a CDS encoding flagellar basal body rod protein FlgF translates to MDKYLYVAMTGASQNALAQKAHANNLANISTNGFQKDLEQARSMPVFGDSFPARAFAMSERPATDFSAGSLVQTGRDLDVAVQGNGWLAVQNPDGGESYVRTGSLNVDALGVLRAGNGMPVMGNGGPISVPPEQQIEVGEDGTVSIRAMGEGPRVMAEVDRIKLVNPDFKNMTKGLDGSIHTKDGKPAQADANVKLVSGFLESSNVNAVEEMTSVLALAKQFELHIKMMNTAKDDDQAMARVLQIS, encoded by the coding sequence GTGGACAAGTACCTTTATGTGGCAATGACCGGCGCCAGCCAGAATGCACTGGCGCAGAAGGCTCATGCGAACAACCTGGCGAACATCTCCACCAACGGCTTCCAGAAAGACCTGGAGCAGGCGCGTTCGATGCCGGTGTTCGGTGACAGCTTTCCGGCGCGTGCGTTTGCGATGTCCGAACGTCCGGCCACCGACTTCTCCGCGGGCTCTCTGGTACAAACCGGTCGCGACCTCGACGTCGCGGTGCAGGGCAACGGCTGGCTCGCGGTGCAGAACCCCGACGGCGGTGAAAGCTACGTGCGCACCGGCAGCCTGAACGTTGACGCTCTGGGCGTGTTGCGGGCCGGCAACGGCATGCCGGTGATGGGCAATGGCGGGCCGATTTCCGTGCCGCCCGAGCAGCAAATCGAAGTGGGCGAAGACGGCACCGTCAGCATTCGTGCGATGGGCGAAGGCCCTCGCGTGATGGCTGAAGTCGACCGCATCAAGCTGGTCAACCCGGATTTCAAGAACATGACCAAAGGCCTGGACGGTTCGATCCACACCAAGGATGGCAAGCCGGCGCAAGCCGATGCCAACGTCAAACTGGTGTCCGGGTTCCTGGAGTCGAGCAACGTCAATGCCGTGGAAGAGATGACTTCGGTGCTGGCGCTGGCCAAGCAGTTCGAGCTGCACATCAAGATGATGAACACCGCCAAAGACGATGACCAGGCCATGGCTCGGGTCTTGCAGATCAGCTAA